The stretch of DNA AGGAAATCGCAAACGCCCATGTCCAGGACGCGACTCTACACTTAAACAGCAACGAGGCCGCCTCAACTAGCATGCACCATACTCGATCCGATCAAAAGGAAAAGTACAAAACCGCAAGAAAAGAAGGAATTGATCAGGGCCCCTTATCCTTTGTGGACCGTCCATACGAGGAGCATGGACCCGACCCCACAAGACatggacgtcgtcgtcggcggtcTATCGGCGGTCTCCGGCCTCCGCGCGCAGGCGTTTGTTTGCTAGACCCCGAACATCACGGAGCTCTGTGAGGCGCCCGCCCATTTGACAATGTTTGAGCTTTCGGGAGCTCTAGTCAACCCGACGACAATCCCAGTGCGCATCGTGCGCGTATTATTATGCGCCGAGAAATTATCGCCACATGGGCAGCCAGATGCAGGGTGCAAGAACAGGGTGGCAGCTCCAGTCCCGTGTAATGTAAGCGGGGTGGGCTGGTTTGATGAGCGGGTTGATGTgaccacgatgccgcccgcccctccttcttctttccccAGACCCCATCGCGTGTTGCGATCTGGATGGGTCCAGTCCAGGGCCTTGCTTCCTCCCCATGGGGTCGGAGGTGCCCGTGGGGCCCCAGGGACAGACGCCTCTGCACGTTGCGGCGGGAGTCGACACACATATAAGAAGCATCGAGACGGAGCCATCGATCAAGTgtctctcgctctctcgaATGGTGTAGCGGATTGAGATTCTTCACGTCCAACTCCCgagtgcctgcctgcctgcctgcctgcctgcccggtGTCTTGCCTCACGCAATGACCGTTAGCCGCGATTCATTCTACCCCTTCAACCACCATGCATAGTATCGTCCCGGACGTTGAGAAgcgcgcaggcgctggcgcgaacgacgacaacaacaacaacaacaacactCTATTCAAAGCCCAGACGGACACGGCCGCGACTATCAGCGAGGGCttcaccagcagcggcggctcgggaCCCTATGCGAAGCTCCAGCGGCTCGCGTCGAAATGGCACGTCGAGAAGCGAGGCATCGAGCGTgtgccggaggaggagcggaaTGACACCTCGTACCTCAACATTGGCTCCATgtggctcgccgccaacctggTGGTTCCGTCCCTGACCATAGGCGTGCTCGGGACGCCGCTGTTTGGCCTCGGGTTCGTGGACTCGGCCCTagtcatcatcttcttcaaCGGCATAGGCTGTTTGACCGTCTGCCTGTTTTCGACCTTTGGCCCTGCGTTTGGGCTCCGCCAGATGGTGCTCTCTCGGTTCTGGTTTGGGTGGTGGGGAGTTAAGCTGAGTACGTGCGCGGTTTCCAAAACATCAATGTAGAGGACCCCTTTTGCTAAGACTTGCACCCAAGTCGCACTCTTCAACCTACTCGCGGGCATCGGCTGGTCGGCGGCAAACATCATCGTGGGCGCGCAGCTCATCAATGCCGCCAGCCGCAACACCGtgccgggctgggcggggatcctcatcatcgccttgTGCactctcgtcgtcgtctttttCGGGTACAAGGTCGTCCACCTCTACGAGTACTGGAGCTGGATCCCGACCTTGATCGTCtttctcgtcctcctcggcgtctttGCCCACACGGGTGATTTCAGAAACGTCGCCATGGGGTCTGGAACGGCAGAGATTGGAAAGGTGCTTTCGTACGGCTCTACTGTGTTCGGGTTGGTGCTCACCccctcctttttttttctttgcgCTTTTGGGATATTGAAGACGATGGACTCTCCGACTAATAGTGGTTACTTGCCAGCTTCGGCACGGGGTATACTTCACTCGCGGCAGACTACACCGTGTATCAGCCGAGTAGCCGGCCCCGTCGCAAGgtcttcttggccacctGGCTGGGCATCTATCCGACTCTTCTGTTCACAGAGCTGCTCGGTgctgccatcgccaccgcAACAACCATCAACGGCGGTGTCAACGCGTATCAGCAGGGCTACAAGGAGTCGGGCGTCGGaggcctcctcgccgcggtTCTGTTCCCTCACGTCGGCCGCTTCGGGCAGTTCTGCCTGGTGATCCTGGCCCTGTCCATCGTGGCGAACAACTGCCCCAACATCTACTCCGTGGCCTTGACCCTCATGGTCATGGGCCGCTGGACCACCAAGGTGCCGAGGTTCATCTGGACCGTCGTCGCGTCAGCCGTCTACGTCGGCATCGCGATCCCCGGGTACACCAACTTCGAGGCGGTGCTGGAGAATTTTATGCACTTCATCGGGTACTGGCTGGCCATCTACGAGGGCGTCTCGCTGACGGACCACTTCGTGTTCAAGAGGGGCTTCTCGGGGTACGACCCGGCGTACTGGGACCAGCGAGACAAGCTGCCGCTGGGCATCAGCGCCCTGGTGGCGTTTCTCCTGGGCATCGCTGGCATGATCATCGGGATGAGCCAGACGTGGTGGGTTGGGCCTGCTGCGAATGCGGCTCATGGCGGTGACTTGGGGTTTGAGCTTGGCTTTGCCTTCTCGGCCCTGTCCTACGCTGTCATGCGGCCTTTTGAGCTCAGGGCATTCGGACGGTGATTTGCGCCCACAGTGTTCTGCAcgcagcgccggcatggCCTCTGGGAAACATTGTAGCGGCGGGCACACTGATTCACGACATGAAGGTTAGGTATCAGACTCGTTGGATTCAAGATTGGGTTGCGGAAGGCCAGTGGTTGCGGTGGTCCACGTTGCAAGCGGTGGAACAACATTCCTTTCAGAATTATGAATTTGTTGTAAGAAATCTCAAGTACTTCATCTACAATGTGTACAccagcttctcgccgctgACCTTGTTGTCCTTCAATTCCTGCAACCCATCCAGCACACCTTCGAGCCCCCGCCGAACACGCCTGGGATGAGCCTTGATCTTGCCCTCCGTCAACAGCTCCCTCGCGAGCTCCCAAAACATCTTGGCAAACTCGTAGTCCTGCGGCTTCGCGGGGATTTCGATGTCCCCAAACGTGAACGCCTCCCCTAGCGCAGTGTAAGCAAGCGTAAACGCGCTGGAGCAGTCATCGCGGGGGAactcgacggcgcccaggGAGGCGTATTTCCCCCCCGGGGCCGACGAgagcgcctcggcgcagATCCTGGCCGACGCGGGGAGGGAGATGGTGTCCCAGGCGTAGCGCAGCTTGTCGTTTGTGTGCTCTCTGATGCGCCGaccgacgtcggcctcgttgtAGTCGAACACAAagtccgcgccggccgccttgacgagctcggcgttgCGGGGGGAGCAGGTGGTCAGGACGGTGTAGCCAGACAGCTTGGCGAACTGGATGCCCAGGGTGCCGGTGGCGGTGCTGCCTCCATAGATGAGGACCGGGacgggctcctcctcctcctttaGCGGCGGATCGTCGCTTGGCAGCCTCATCCCGAGCGTTTGGTAcaggccctggccgacggTCGTGATGCCCACCccgagcgtcgccgcctcctcgaagcTCACGCCGCGCGGGATCTCGATCTGCGTGTCgcccttgacgacgatgcgctcggcAAAGGTCCcgtcctcgggctcgacggcgttggACCCATGGGCCATGCCGCAGATCCGGTCGCCGGGCCGGAACCCCTTGGTGACCTTGGGGCCGAcccgctcgacgacgccggcgtaGTCGCAGCCGACGAGCGGGCCGGCGCGCCTGACGCGCGACTGGATGTGCTTCCAGTCGGTCGGGttgagcgccacggcggcggtcttGACGAGGATGTAGTCGTCGCGGAGGCGCGGGATGGGCCGGTCGGTGACTAGCTTGGCCACCCCAGGCCCCTGGATCACCACGGCTTTCTGTGTTGTTGCTtttgttggtgttgttgctgttgccaTGGTGGTCATGCGTCGGGCCGCGCTCGTCGTAGATAGCAGACGGGCGGTAGAGGGGACGCGAAGAAGATTCATTGAAGAGAGCGACCCAGGGATGAAAAGTACGTGACACATTGACGGTACTCGGCTCAATGATGTTCTACAAAGTAAAAGGGTCAATGAACTGCGGAGATGATCAATCGCGCCGAGGTCTCAGCCTCCGTCTCCACTCGGAGTGTCGTCGCGATTGGCACTTCATCATGATCAATCATCGCAAGGCCACACCCTTTCAACTACAATAGCTGGGAGCGAGTGCGGACTGCTAGCCCCAAAACAGAGAAACAGGCAAAAAGACATGGAAAAAAGGCACCGAGACTATTTAGCGACCGTCTTTATGCTTGAGTGTCTAGGTGGCTCACCCATATTCCAGTCTCGTCGCTCCATGTTTGGTGGTGCACGCAGCTCTCAAGCTAATAAGCCCCCTACGAGCGAACGGCGTCACATACCCTGATTGGCGCCTGCTTGGAACACCAACTCTCTTCTCTAGAGATCTTCAGCTACCCCAGAGTCCTAGAGTCCCAAGTCGGTCCGTCGTGGGGGTCGATTACCCCCGCGCATAAAACCATGGATGGTTACAAGTGCTTGTTGACTGCCCCGGAGATCGGGGCACCGGGCGACGGCAGGACAGAGAGAAATGCCCACCACCCAACGCAACAATGAAATGACCTGCCCCAGGAGGCATCGGCAGGTGACATatgcgacgccggcgtcccgCGCGGGGGGCCATGCTAATGCAGGAACTCGAGCTACCCGTGTGACCGCCTCCAATTGCATCAATCCGCAGTCTCAGACGCCCTCTACAAGATGGGTGCGGCACCACCGCAAAGAGTAGTCACGCTCGGGTTTTCGGCACCGAATTTATCCTGTTGGGGAGTCTATCACTTGATCGGGGGGATCTGCGAATGGCTTCCATCGTCGAGCGCACTAGCAACCAGACATGAGCATAACCAGACTTATTAGTTGACGTGACCTCATTGCCTTTGTAACGTCCCCTTTCCAGGTCGCAGAAGTCCAATGTCGACAAGGACTGTCTCAGAGAGCCAGACTTTGGAAAATATGCCCCGTGGAGAACCTATTGTGAGTATATATAGCGTATGCGTATGCTGAGAATGACTTGATGTCGAGGGCCTGAGTTCCATCACCGCAACTGTAAATAGTCTATTCTATCATTTTCGTTGTATATACTTGTTCATATATTCAAAACAATCCTTCGTCATGCATCTTGCATCTGTACTTGGTGCCCTCTCCCTGACAGGCcacgcgctcgccgtgccGACTCTCAGAGAACGTCAAGCGTCTGGCGCTCTAAACGCCGTGTACTGGGGCCagaacggcggcgggaccgTCGAGAACAACGACCTCGCCTCCTACTGCCAGCCGGACTCGGGCATCGACGTCCTGGTCCTGGCTTTCCTGTACCAgtacggcaacggcggcgacataCCGTCCGGGACGTTCGGCCAGTCCTGCTACGTCAGCACctcgggcgagggccagAACTGCGAGGCCCTCACCGCGGCCATCGCGACCTGccgggccgcgggcgtcaaGATCGTCATCTCCCTGGGCggggcgacgagctcctACTCGCTGCAGTCGCAGGCACAGG from Purpureocillium takamizusanense chromosome 6, complete sequence encodes:
- the FCY21 gene encoding Purine-cytosine permease fcy21 (EggNog:ENOG503NV60~COG:P~TransMembrane:12 (i89-110o116-140i152-174o194-215i220-238o258-280i292-315o351-379i391-410o422-441i461-486o498-514i)); amino-acid sequence: MHSIVPDVEKRAGAGANDDNNNNNNTLFKAQTDTAATISEGFTSSGGSGPYAKLQRLASKWHVEKRGIERVPEEERNDTSYLNIGSMWLAANLVVPSLTIGVLGTPLFGLGFVDSALVIIFFNGIGCLTVCLFSTFGPAFGLRQMVLSRFWFGWWGVKLIALFNLLAGIGWSAANIIVGAQLINAASRNTVPGWAGILIIALCTLVVVFFGYKVVHLYEYWSWIPTLIVFLVLLGVFAHTGDFRNVAMGSGTAEIGKVLSYGSTVFGFGTGYTSLAADYTVYQPSSRPRRKVFLATWLGIYPTLLFTELLGAAIATATTINGGVNAYQQGYKESGVGGLLAAVLFPHVGRFGQFCLVILALSIVANNCPNIYSVALTLMVMGRWTTKVPRFIWTVVASAVYVGIAIPGYTNFEAVLENFMHFIGYWLAIYEGVSLTDHFVFKRGFSGYDPAYWDQRDKLPLGISALVAFLLGIAGMIIGMSQTWWVGPAANAAHGGDLGFELGFAFSALSYAVMRPFELRAFGR
- a CDS encoding uncharacterized protein (COG:C~EggNog:ENOG503NX3C); translated protein: MCHVLFIPGSLSSMNLLRVPSTARLLSTTSAARRMTTMATATTPTKATTQKAVVIQGPGVAKLVTDRPIPRLRDDYILVKTAAVALNPTDWKHIQSRVRRAGPLVGCDYAGVVERVGPKVTKGFRPGDRICGMAHGSNAVEPEDGTFAERIVVKGDTQIEIPRGVSFEEAATLGVGITTVGQGLYQTLGMRLPSDDPPLKEEEEPVPVLIYGGSTATGTLGIQFAKLSGYTVLTTCSPRNAELVKAAGADFVFDYNEADVGRRIREHTNDKLRYAWDTISLPASARICAEALSSAPGGKYASLGAVEFPRDDCSSAFTLAYTALGEAFTFGDIEIPAKPQDYEFAKMFWELARELLTEGKIKAHPRRVRRGLEGVLDGLQELKDNKVSGEKLVYTL